One genomic segment of Sebastes fasciatus isolate fSebFas1 chromosome 17, fSebFas1.pri, whole genome shotgun sequence includes these proteins:
- the aqp10b gene encoding aquaporin-10b: MSYKVNYSPLLLRAHTPPRTQPGHKVCDVAYGSSMKGQTLLSQADSAVLCGSDPPDDSSPALKKAHLWPHGAEQTSGMERLLKKCQIRNQLVRECMAECLGVYVLILFGCGSVAQVTTSGDKKGQYLSINLGFALGVTFGVFVSRGVSGAHLNPAVSLSLCVLGRHPWIKLPFYVFFQVLGGFLAAATVGLQYYDAIRAYSGGDLTATGPTATAGIFATYPADYLSVWGGVMDQVIGTAALLLCVLALGDQKNSSVPDCLQPVMVGGAVLVIGISMGSNSGYALNPARDFGPRLFTYVAGWGADVFKAGGGWWWVPIVAPCVGALLGTLIYELMVEVHHPLTPSELQTSCQEATEGKPGLELEGVKPDCGKPTS; the protein is encoded by the exons ATGTCCTACAAGGTGaactactctcctctcctcctgcgtgcacacacaccaccacgTACTCAGCCGGGCCATAAAGTGTGTGACGTAGCCTACGGCTCCAGTATGAAAGGGCAAACTCTGCTCAGTCAGGCGGACAGTGCAGTGCTGTGCGGGTCAGATCCACCTGATGACAGCAGCCCGGCTCTGAAAAAAGCTCACCTGTGGCCACACGGTGCAGAACAAACCTCTGGGATGGAGAGGCTGCTGAAGAAATGTCAGATCAGAAACCAACTTGTCAGGGAGTGCATGGCTGAATGCCTCGGAGTCTACGTCCTGATT CTGTTTGGATGTGGCTCCGTTGCCCAGGTGACCACATCTGGAGATAAGAAGGGGCAGTACCTGTCGATCAATCTGGGTTTTGCTCTGGGAGTGACATTTGGGGTCTTTGTGTCTCGTGGTGTCTCAG GTGCCCATCTGAACCCTGCTGTATCTCTGAGCCTGTGCGTCCTGGGCAGACATCCCTGGATCAAGCTGCCTTTCTACGTCTTCTTCCAAGTGCTTGGAGGCTTTCTGGCTGCAGCCACAGTCGGCCTGCAGTACTACG ACGCCATCCGGGCGTACAGCGGAGGTGACCTGACAGCGACGGGTCCCACTGCCACAGCGGGCATATTCGCCACCTATCCAGCCGACTACCTCAGTGTGTGGGGAGGAGTCATGGACCAG GTGATAGGCACGGCCgccctgctgctgtgtgtcctGGCTCTGGGGGACCAGAAGAACAGCTCCGTCCCTGATTGTCTCCAGCCTGTAATGGTGGGAGGGGCAGTGCTGGTCATCGGCATCTCGATGGGCTCCAACAGCGGCTACGCCCTCAACCCGGCCAGGGATTTTGGACCCCGATTGTTCACGTACGTCGCCGGCTGGGGAGCGGATGTTTTCAA GGCTGGTGGTGGTTGGTGGTGGGTTCCCATAGTGGCTCCTTGTGTCGGGGCGCTGCTGGGAACGCTGATCTACGAGCTAATGGTTGAAGTGCACCATCCTCTCACTCCGTCTGAGCTCCAGACGTCATGTCAGGAGGCCACCGAGGGCAAGCCGGGGCTGGAGCTGGAGGGGGTGAAGCCAGACTGTGGAAAACCCACTTCGTAG
- the psmd4a gene encoding 26S proteasome non-ATPase regulatory subunit 4a yields the protein MGLESTMVCVDNSEYMRNGDFLPTRLQAQQDAVNIVCHSKTRSNPENNVGLITMANNCEVLTTLTPDSGRILSKLHAVQPKGNICFCTGIRVAHLALKHRQGKNHKMRIIAFVGSPVEDNEKDLVKLAKRLKKEKVNVDIINFGEEELNTEKLTAFINTLNGKEGTGSHLVTVPPGPSLADALLSSPILAGEGGSMMGLGASDFEFGVDPSADPELALALRVSMEEQRQRQEEEARRAAAASAAEAGVPTPTTDESEEALLKMSVSQPESGAAVLPDFSSMTEEEQIAYAMQMSLAGGEYGEMDTGAPMDTAESAKEEDDYDVMQDPEFLQSVLENLPGVDPNNEAIRNAMGSLASQTGNKPEGKKDEEKKKK from the exons ATGGGTCTTGAGAGTACCATGGTCTG tgtGGACAACAGTGAATACATGAGAAATGGAGACTTTCTACCAACGAGGCTACAGGCTCAACAAGATGCTGTCAACATTGTTTGCCACTCAAAAACACGAAGCAATCCAGAAAACAATGTGGGCCTCATCACTATGGCCAA TAACTGTGAGGTCCTGACTACACTGACACCAGATTCTGGCCGCATCCTGTCCAAACTCCACGCTGTCCAGCCCAAAGGAAATATCTGCTTCTGCACAGGCATCAGAGTGGCTCAT CTGGCCCTGAAACACAGACAAGGAAAAAACCACAAGATGAGGATCATTGCCTTTGTTGGGAGTCCTGTGGAGGATAATGAAAAAGAT CTTGTCAAGTTGGCAAAGCGCTTGAAAAAAGAGAAAGTCAACGTGGATATCATCAACTTTGGAGAAGAG GAGCTGAACACAGAGAAGCTGACTGCTTTTATAAATACTTTAAATGGGAAGGAGGGGACAGGCTCCCACCTGGTCACAGTCCCTCCAGGACCCAGTCTGGCCGATGCgctgctctcctctcccatCCTGGCCGGTGAAGGAGGCTCTATGATGGGTCTTGGTGCCAGCGACTTTGAGTTTGGTGTGGATCCCAGTGCTGATCCAGAACTTGCCCTG GCCCTGCGTGTATCAATGGAGGAGCAGCGACAGAGGCAGGAGGAAGAGGCccgcagagctgctgctgcttctgcagCCGAGGCAGGCGTGCCCACGCCCACCACAGACG AATCAGAGGAGGCCTTATTGAAGATGTCAGTATCTCAGCCTGAGAGCGGTGCAGCAGTGCTTCCTGACTTCAGCAGCAtgacagaggaggagcagatAGCCTACGCCATGCAGATGTCTCTTGCCGGAGGAG AGTATGGAGAAATGGACACAGGAGCCCCCATGGACACTGCAGAGTCAGCCAAG GAGGAAGATGACTACGATGTGATGCAAGACCCCGAGTTCCTTCAGAGCGTCTTGGAGAACCTGCCCGGCGTCGACCCGAACAACGAGGCCATCCGCAACGCCATGGGCTCCCTGGCCTCCCAGACGGGAAACAAGCCTGAAGGCAAAAAggatgaagagaagaagaagaagtga
- the znf687b gene encoding zinc finger protein 687b isoform X1: MGDMKTPDFDDLLAAFDIPDIDAKEAIQSNPDEAEGPHGAAGAPLGKSSDSVVGGVGSSLRPPSPSDPQADTPIVSVIVKNKVRLETADGEEGDADQDPIDVIAGVDVGPRLGACAPGMAESEALNHNGFGASGVSTPLPLGQTQSNGAPWSINTPKVSSEAPSAGAAKSHKQGGNIFNRLKPLVAQGSGDPVGRARKMQLLQQQHQQQQDTGQERADGVKASLPSSSSLSAGSSPLAAGGAVGLASPFFPPSKPLLPTPPSALSSHPLHSSQPFNGAPKGGPAGFQHQQMEEDDSDPDLGSPLVIQESPDSPTCTQLSRRYKSDSTQPTSSTASHPKPGDTPSGASLTSSTPQSGSTESPQLEDRHPEHVIEERDSPESPEPEMPKSTTQVAAKRCSSPAVASTPPPSELREPKEEEEEMEVGNGIEKVADGKADKGENGRTSEEKMEVDDGKPKPPSTDGGEAGVAAPAASGAPARPLKVRIKTIKTSTGGITRTVTRVAPKGGAAGKGLDPKAQAGERKVLGNKAQKLEAPPSHMTTTSQKVSALNALPVSTLAASSVMLAAATKVQNKMAASDKAKVSATAVSITKSAALPATPAVASSPKFSVAAGGISVRTSTNKTANGGSGTIIGGTLQPNKPASIVNSTGAVISRSQSSLVEAFNKILNSKNLLPSYKPDLSAPPPPEWGLPLPATGYRCLECGDAFALERSLARHYDRRSLRIEVTCNHCAKRLAFFNKCSLLLHAREHKERGLVMQCSHLVMRPVTVEQMIGQQDITPIGGLLSSSSSSPPVSSPSTTPGGSAASANSSPMKDASSPASAQPRTVRRAPQGPQALMPLPCKKAEGLQYNSFKCTECQTQFSGKPELVTHFQQIRAAPNSTCTQCSPPMMLPNSCAVSAHQRIHKHRAPHVCPECGGIARQASFQTHLEEACLHFARRIGYRCSSCQVVFGGLNSIKSHIQTAHCEVFHKCPSCPMAFKSSPSAQSHISTQHPTLTGGQAKMIYKCVMCDTVFTQKPLLYMHFDTHLAKQKVHVFKCPDCTKLYAQKGSMMEHIKTAHRGPAAKQTESQSDASNAASAPANTSVPSGPKSKPSGKPDNSDGEDWGREQEEEEEEEEDDDDDDGDDDYEAPGGNSTAPGASSQPPAQTEWTCPQCQTTFTDNEDYLSHVKTEHGKFPCRICGGTFSTSSSLRRHERVIHEGNKRVFHCQYCTEGKRTFGSRFLLDKHVRLHHRTTDGQDRPMTRKRAATGGEGPGSSSEQDGEGGPPGGRAGDEEENATEEGEEGAAGPPGPPAPAKRTRASIASTSLAPNELEEEDNVFRCVPCGFSTEDGAEFQRHIPQHRADTASFQCLQCGVCFASAGSLSRHRFITHRVRDTQGDADRGTPRAHGSPDGSPDGSPGAQGEDGEGNLSCKVCGRRFDKASDLNTHFRTHGMAFLTAHKTDKPQ; this comes from the exons ATGGGGGACATGAAGACCCCAGATTTTGATGACCTGTTGGCAGCATTTGACATTCCTGACATAGATGCCAAAGAGGCCATCCAGTCTAACCCAGATGAGGCAGAGGGACCCCATGGAGCTGCAGGTGCACCTCTGGGGAAGTCTTCAGACAGCGTGGTGGGGGGCGTTGGGTCATCCTTGAGACCGCCGAGCCCCTCGGACCCCCAGGCAGACACCCCGATTGTTAGTGTGATTGTGAAGAATAAAGTGCGCCTCGAGACCgcagatggagaggagggagacgCAGACCAGGACCCTATCGATGTGATCGCAGGGGTGGATGTGGGTCCCAGACTGGGTGCGTGTGCCCCTGGAATGGCCGAGTCTGAGGCTCTCAACCACAACGGTTTCGGGGCGTCTGGTGTCTCCACTCCCCTTCCCCTCGGCCAGACCCAGTCGAACGGAGCGCCGTGGTCAATAAACACCCCTAAAGTGTCTTCAGAAGCACCGAGTGCTGGTGCAGCCAAGTCTCACAAGCAGGGCGGGAACATTTTCAACAGACTTAAACCGCTCGTGGCACAGGGGTCTGGAGATCCAGTGGGCCGGGCCAGGAAGATGCAGCTtctacagcagcagcaccagcagcagcaggatacAGGCCAAGAGAGGGCAGACGGTGTCAAAGCGTCGTTaccttcatcttcctctctgtccGCTGGGTCGTCTCCTCTGGCTGCAGGCGGGGCCGTCGGACTAGCCTCGCCTTTCTTTCCCCCTTCCAAGCCTCTGCTTCCCACTCCGCCCTCCGCCCTATCGTCACACCCGCTGCACTCATCTCAGCCTTTTAACGGAGCTCCTAAAGGTGGCCCTGCTGGATTTCAGCACCAGCAGATGGAGGAGGACGATTCTGACCCTGATTTGGGGAGTCCACTGGTGATCCAGGAGAGCCCGGACTCCCCGACTTGCACTCAGCTGAGCCGACGTTACAAGTCTGACTCAACGCAGCCCACATCTTCTACTGCGTCTCACCCTAAACCTGGTGACACTCCTTCAGGGGCATCTCTGACTTCATCAACACCCCAGTCCGGCTCAACGGAGAGTCCCCAGCTGGAGGACAGGCATCCAGAACACGTCATAGAAGAGAGAGACTCACCAGAGAGTCCCGAACCGGAGATGCCAAAGTCAACTACTCAAGTCGCAGCCAAGAGGTGCTCCAGCCCCGCGGTGGCCTCCACTCCGCCTCCTTCTGAACTGCGGGAGcccaaagaggaggaggaagagatggaaGTGGGGAACGGGATAGAGAAGGTCGCCGATGGCAAAGCCGACAAGGGAGAAAATGGGAGAACGAgtgaggagaagatggaggtaGACGACGGCAAGCCTAAACCTCCGTCCACTGACGGAGGAGAAGCAGGCGTTGCCGCGCCGGCTGCTTCCGGAGCTCCAGCCCGACCCCTCAAAGtcagaataaaaacaattaaaacctCCACAGGTGGAATCACCAGAACTGTCACGAGGGTGGCGCCTAAAGGTGGTGCCGCAGGAAAAGGTTTGGACCCTAAAGCTCAAGCTGGGGAACGTAAGGTGTTAGGAAACAAGGCCCAGAAACTTGAAGCTCCCCCAAGTCACATGACGACAACTTCCCAGAAAGTAAGTGCTCTCAATGCCCTGCCCGTGTCTACGCTCGCAGCCAGCAGCGTCATGCTCGCTGCCGCCACAAAGGTCCAAAATAAAATGGCCGCATCTGACAAGGCCAAGGTTTCTGCCACCGCCGTTAGCATCACTAAATCTGCCGCCCTGCCTGCAACTCCCGCCGTGGCCTCCTCTCCCAAGTTCTCAGTGGCTGCCGGTGGGATCAGTGTACGTACATCCACTAATAAGACAGCTAACGGAGGTAGCGGCACCATCATAGGCGGCACCCTCCAGCCAAACAAACCGGCCTCCATTGTCAACAGCACAGGTGCCGTGATCTCCCGCAGCCAGTCCAGCCTGGTGGAGGCTTTTAACAAAATCCTGAACAGTAAGAACCTTTTGCCGAGCTACAAGCCCGACCTCTCGGCACCTCCGCCACCGGAGTGGGGTCTGCCGCTCCCGGCCACGGGGTACCGCTGCCTGGAGTGCGGTGACGCTTTCGCCCTGGAACGCAGCCTGGCTCGACACTACGACAGACGATCACTCCGCATCGAGGTGACCTGTAACCACTGTGCTAAGAGGCTGGCCTTCTTCAACAAGTGCAGCCTGCTGCTGCACGCCCGGGAGCATAAGGAGCGTGGGCTGGTCATGCAGTGCTCACACCTGGTCATGAGGCCTGTCACTGTAGAGCAGATGATTGGACAGCAGGACATAACGCCTATTGGTG GCCTGctctcctcttcgtcctcctctcctccagtctCCTCTCCTTCCACCACACCCGGGGGCTCCGCCGCCTCCGCCAACTCCAGCCCGATGAAGGATGCTTCGTCTCCAGCGTCGGCTCAGCCTCGGACGGTCCGCCGCGCGCCCCAGGGCCCCCAGGCGCTGATGCCTCTGCCTTGCAAGAAAGCTGAGGGGCTGCAGTACAACAGCTTCAAATGTACGGAGTGCCAAACACAATTCTCGGGCAAACCCGAGCTGGTCACCCACTTCCAGCAGATCAGAGCTGCTCCCAACTCA ACATGCACGCAATGCTCGCCTCCCATGATGCTGCCTAACTCGTGTGCCGTGTCCGCCCACCAGAGGATCCATAAACACAGAGCGCCTCATGTCTGTCCCGAGTGCGGGGGGATCGCCCGCCAAGCCAGCTTCCAGACCCACCTGGAGGAGGCCTGTCTGCACTTTGCCAGGCGCATTGGATACAG GTGCTCGAGCTGCCAGGTCGTGTTCGGAGGGTTGAACTCCATCAAGTCCCACATTCAGACCGCTCACTGCGAGGTGTTCCACAAGTGCCCCAGCTGCCCCATGGCCTTCAAGTCTTCCCCCAGCGCCCAGAGCCacatcagcacccagcaccCGACGCTCACCGGAGGACAGGCCAA AATGATCTACaagtgtgtgatgtgtgataCGGTTTTTACCCAGAAACCCTTGCTGTACATGCACTTTGACACTCATTTAGCCAAGCAAAAAGTGCACGTGTTCAAGTGTCCTGACTGCACCAAGCTCTACGCCCAGAAAGGATCAATGATGGAGCATATTAAG ACCGCTCACAGAGGACCGGCAGCCAAACAGACAGAGTCTCAGTCCGACGCCTCTAACGCCGCCTCGGCCCCGGCCAACACGTCCGTTCCCTCCGGCCCCAAATCGAAACCCTCCGGAAAACCTGACAACTCTGACGGAGAGGACTGGGGGcgggagcaggaggaggaggaagaagaggaggaagacgacgacgacgacgacgggGACGACGACTACGAGGCTCCGGGGGGGAACTCGACCGCCCCGGGGGCCAGCAGTCAACCCCCCGCCCAGACCGAGTGGACCTGCCCCCAGTGTCAGACCACCTTCACTGACAACGAAGACTATCTGAGTCACGTGAAGACGGAGCACGGCAAG TTCCCGTGTCGGATCTGTGGAGGCACGTTCAGCACGTCTTCCAGCCTGAGGCGTCACGAGCGTGTCATTCACGAGGGCAACAAGAGGGTCTTCCATTGCCA ATATTGCACAGAAGGCAAACGCACCTTTGGTAGTCGGTTCTTACTGGACAAGCATGTTCGGCTCCATCACAGGACCACAGACGGACAG GACCGACCCATGACGAGGAAGCGTGCAGCCACAGGGGGAGAAGGACCAGGTAGCTCCTCAGAACAGGACGGCGAAGGCGGACCTCCTGGAGGCAGGGCAGGAGACGAGGAAGAAAACGCCACCGAGGAAGGCGAGGAGGGCGCCGCGGGTCCCCCGGGTCCACCCGCTCCCGCAAAGAGAACCAGGGCGTCCATCGCGTCGACATCGCTGGCACCCAAcgagctggaggaggaagacaaCGTTTTCCGCTGCGTGCCCTGCGGCTTCTCCACCGAGGACGGGGCCGAGTTCCAGCGCCACATCCCCCAGCACCGCGCCGACACCGCCTCCTTCCAGTGCCTGCAGTGCGGCGTCTGCTTCGCGTCGGCCGGCTCGCTCAGCAGGCACCGATTCATCACCCACCGCGTGCGGGACACCCAGGGCGACGCAGACCGCGGCACCCCGCGCGCTCACGGCTCCCCCGACGGCTCGCCCGACGGCTCCCCCGGGGCGCAGGGCGAGGACGGAGAGGGGAACCTGAGCTGCAAGGTGTGCGGGCGGCGTTTCGACAAGGCCTCGGACCTCAACACCCACTTCAGGACCCACGGCATGGCCTTCCTCACCGCACACAAGACAGACAAGCCCCAGTAG
- the znf687b gene encoding zinc finger protein 687b isoform X2, whose translation MGDMKTPDFDDLLAAFDIPDIDAKEAIQSNPDEAEGPHGAAGAPLGKSSDSVVGGVGSSLRPPSPSDPQADTPIVSVIVKNKVRLETADGEEGDADQDPIDVIAGVDVGPRLGACAPGMAESEALNHNGFGASGVSTPLPLGQTQSNGAPWSINTPKVSSEAPSAGAAKSHKQGGNIFNRLKPLVAQGSGDPVGRARKMQLLQQQHQQQQDTGQERADGVKASLPSSSSLSAGSSPLAAGGAVGLASPFFPPSKPLLPTPPSALSSHPLHSSQPFNGAPKGGPAGFQHQQMEEDDSDPDLGSPLVIQESPDSPTCTQLSRRYKSDSTQPTSSTASHPKPGDTPSGASLTSSTPQSGSTESPQLEDRHPEHVIEERDSPESPEPEMPKSTTQVAAKRCSSPAVASTPPPSELREPKEEEEEMEVGNGIEKVADGKADKGENGRTSEEKMEVDDGKPKPPSTDGGEAGVAAPAASGAPARPLKVRIKTIKTSTGGITRTVTRVAPKGGAAGKGLDPKAQAGERKVLGNKAQKLEAPPSHMTTTSQKVSALNALPVSTLAASSVMLAAATKVQNKMAASDKAKVSATAVSITKSAALPATPAVASSPKFSVAAGGISVRTSTNKTANGGSGTIIGGTLQPNKPASIVNSTGAVISRSQSSLVEAFNKILNSKNLLPSYKPDLSAPPPPEWGLPLPATGYRCLECGDAFALERSLARHYDRRSLRIEVTCNHCAKRLAFFNKCSLLLHAREHKERGLVMQCSHLVMRPVTVEQMIGQQDITPIGVSSPSTTPGGSAASANSSPMKDASSPASAQPRTVRRAPQGPQALMPLPCKKAEGLQYNSFKCTECQTQFSGKPELVTHFQQIRAAPNSTCTQCSPPMMLPNSCAVSAHQRIHKHRAPHVCPECGGIARQASFQTHLEEACLHFARRIGYRCSSCQVVFGGLNSIKSHIQTAHCEVFHKCPSCPMAFKSSPSAQSHISTQHPTLTGGQAKMIYKCVMCDTVFTQKPLLYMHFDTHLAKQKVHVFKCPDCTKLYAQKGSMMEHIKTAHRGPAAKQTESQSDASNAASAPANTSVPSGPKSKPSGKPDNSDGEDWGREQEEEEEEEEDDDDDDGDDDYEAPGGNSTAPGASSQPPAQTEWTCPQCQTTFTDNEDYLSHVKTEHGKFPCRICGGTFSTSSSLRRHERVIHEGNKRVFHCQYCTEGKRTFGSRFLLDKHVRLHHRTTDGQDRPMTRKRAATGGEGPGSSSEQDGEGGPPGGRAGDEEENATEEGEEGAAGPPGPPAPAKRTRASIASTSLAPNELEEEDNVFRCVPCGFSTEDGAEFQRHIPQHRADTASFQCLQCGVCFASAGSLSRHRFITHRVRDTQGDADRGTPRAHGSPDGSPDGSPGAQGEDGEGNLSCKVCGRRFDKASDLNTHFRTHGMAFLTAHKTDKPQ comes from the exons ATGGGGGACATGAAGACCCCAGATTTTGATGACCTGTTGGCAGCATTTGACATTCCTGACATAGATGCCAAAGAGGCCATCCAGTCTAACCCAGATGAGGCAGAGGGACCCCATGGAGCTGCAGGTGCACCTCTGGGGAAGTCTTCAGACAGCGTGGTGGGGGGCGTTGGGTCATCCTTGAGACCGCCGAGCCCCTCGGACCCCCAGGCAGACACCCCGATTGTTAGTGTGATTGTGAAGAATAAAGTGCGCCTCGAGACCgcagatggagaggagggagacgCAGACCAGGACCCTATCGATGTGATCGCAGGGGTGGATGTGGGTCCCAGACTGGGTGCGTGTGCCCCTGGAATGGCCGAGTCTGAGGCTCTCAACCACAACGGTTTCGGGGCGTCTGGTGTCTCCACTCCCCTTCCCCTCGGCCAGACCCAGTCGAACGGAGCGCCGTGGTCAATAAACACCCCTAAAGTGTCTTCAGAAGCACCGAGTGCTGGTGCAGCCAAGTCTCACAAGCAGGGCGGGAACATTTTCAACAGACTTAAACCGCTCGTGGCACAGGGGTCTGGAGATCCAGTGGGCCGGGCCAGGAAGATGCAGCTtctacagcagcagcaccagcagcagcaggatacAGGCCAAGAGAGGGCAGACGGTGTCAAAGCGTCGTTaccttcatcttcctctctgtccGCTGGGTCGTCTCCTCTGGCTGCAGGCGGGGCCGTCGGACTAGCCTCGCCTTTCTTTCCCCCTTCCAAGCCTCTGCTTCCCACTCCGCCCTCCGCCCTATCGTCACACCCGCTGCACTCATCTCAGCCTTTTAACGGAGCTCCTAAAGGTGGCCCTGCTGGATTTCAGCACCAGCAGATGGAGGAGGACGATTCTGACCCTGATTTGGGGAGTCCACTGGTGATCCAGGAGAGCCCGGACTCCCCGACTTGCACTCAGCTGAGCCGACGTTACAAGTCTGACTCAACGCAGCCCACATCTTCTACTGCGTCTCACCCTAAACCTGGTGACACTCCTTCAGGGGCATCTCTGACTTCATCAACACCCCAGTCCGGCTCAACGGAGAGTCCCCAGCTGGAGGACAGGCATCCAGAACACGTCATAGAAGAGAGAGACTCACCAGAGAGTCCCGAACCGGAGATGCCAAAGTCAACTACTCAAGTCGCAGCCAAGAGGTGCTCCAGCCCCGCGGTGGCCTCCACTCCGCCTCCTTCTGAACTGCGGGAGcccaaagaggaggaggaagagatggaaGTGGGGAACGGGATAGAGAAGGTCGCCGATGGCAAAGCCGACAAGGGAGAAAATGGGAGAACGAgtgaggagaagatggaggtaGACGACGGCAAGCCTAAACCTCCGTCCACTGACGGAGGAGAAGCAGGCGTTGCCGCGCCGGCTGCTTCCGGAGCTCCAGCCCGACCCCTCAAAGtcagaataaaaacaattaaaacctCCACAGGTGGAATCACCAGAACTGTCACGAGGGTGGCGCCTAAAGGTGGTGCCGCAGGAAAAGGTTTGGACCCTAAAGCTCAAGCTGGGGAACGTAAGGTGTTAGGAAACAAGGCCCAGAAACTTGAAGCTCCCCCAAGTCACATGACGACAACTTCCCAGAAAGTAAGTGCTCTCAATGCCCTGCCCGTGTCTACGCTCGCAGCCAGCAGCGTCATGCTCGCTGCCGCCACAAAGGTCCAAAATAAAATGGCCGCATCTGACAAGGCCAAGGTTTCTGCCACCGCCGTTAGCATCACTAAATCTGCCGCCCTGCCTGCAACTCCCGCCGTGGCCTCCTCTCCCAAGTTCTCAGTGGCTGCCGGTGGGATCAGTGTACGTACATCCACTAATAAGACAGCTAACGGAGGTAGCGGCACCATCATAGGCGGCACCCTCCAGCCAAACAAACCGGCCTCCATTGTCAACAGCACAGGTGCCGTGATCTCCCGCAGCCAGTCCAGCCTGGTGGAGGCTTTTAACAAAATCCTGAACAGTAAGAACCTTTTGCCGAGCTACAAGCCCGACCTCTCGGCACCTCCGCCACCGGAGTGGGGTCTGCCGCTCCCGGCCACGGGGTACCGCTGCCTGGAGTGCGGTGACGCTTTCGCCCTGGAACGCAGCCTGGCTCGACACTACGACAGACGATCACTCCGCATCGAGGTGACCTGTAACCACTGTGCTAAGAGGCTGGCCTTCTTCAACAAGTGCAGCCTGCTGCTGCACGCCCGGGAGCATAAGGAGCGTGGGCTGGTCATGCAGTGCTCACACCTGGTCATGAGGCCTGTCACTGTAGAGCAGATGATTGGACAGCAGGACATAACGCCTATTGGTG tctCCTCTCCTTCCACCACACCCGGGGGCTCCGCCGCCTCCGCCAACTCCAGCCCGATGAAGGATGCTTCGTCTCCAGCGTCGGCTCAGCCTCGGACGGTCCGCCGCGCGCCCCAGGGCCCCCAGGCGCTGATGCCTCTGCCTTGCAAGAAAGCTGAGGGGCTGCAGTACAACAGCTTCAAATGTACGGAGTGCCAAACACAATTCTCGGGCAAACCCGAGCTGGTCACCCACTTCCAGCAGATCAGAGCTGCTCCCAACTCA ACATGCACGCAATGCTCGCCTCCCATGATGCTGCCTAACTCGTGTGCCGTGTCCGCCCACCAGAGGATCCATAAACACAGAGCGCCTCATGTCTGTCCCGAGTGCGGGGGGATCGCCCGCCAAGCCAGCTTCCAGACCCACCTGGAGGAGGCCTGTCTGCACTTTGCCAGGCGCATTGGATACAG GTGCTCGAGCTGCCAGGTCGTGTTCGGAGGGTTGAACTCCATCAAGTCCCACATTCAGACCGCTCACTGCGAGGTGTTCCACAAGTGCCCCAGCTGCCCCATGGCCTTCAAGTCTTCCCCCAGCGCCCAGAGCCacatcagcacccagcaccCGACGCTCACCGGAGGACAGGCCAA AATGATCTACaagtgtgtgatgtgtgataCGGTTTTTACCCAGAAACCCTTGCTGTACATGCACTTTGACACTCATTTAGCCAAGCAAAAAGTGCACGTGTTCAAGTGTCCTGACTGCACCAAGCTCTACGCCCAGAAAGGATCAATGATGGAGCATATTAAG ACCGCTCACAGAGGACCGGCAGCCAAACAGACAGAGTCTCAGTCCGACGCCTCTAACGCCGCCTCGGCCCCGGCCAACACGTCCGTTCCCTCCGGCCCCAAATCGAAACCCTCCGGAAAACCTGACAACTCTGACGGAGAGGACTGGGGGcgggagcaggaggaggaggaagaagaggaggaagacgacgacgacgacgacgggGACGACGACTACGAGGCTCCGGGGGGGAACTCGACCGCCCCGGGGGCCAGCAGTCAACCCCCCGCCCAGACCGAGTGGACCTGCCCCCAGTGTCAGACCACCTTCACTGACAACGAAGACTATCTGAGTCACGTGAAGACGGAGCACGGCAAG TTCCCGTGTCGGATCTGTGGAGGCACGTTCAGCACGTCTTCCAGCCTGAGGCGTCACGAGCGTGTCATTCACGAGGGCAACAAGAGGGTCTTCCATTGCCA ATATTGCACAGAAGGCAAACGCACCTTTGGTAGTCGGTTCTTACTGGACAAGCATGTTCGGCTCCATCACAGGACCACAGACGGACAG GACCGACCCATGACGAGGAAGCGTGCAGCCACAGGGGGAGAAGGACCAGGTAGCTCCTCAGAACAGGACGGCGAAGGCGGACCTCCTGGAGGCAGGGCAGGAGACGAGGAAGAAAACGCCACCGAGGAAGGCGAGGAGGGCGCCGCGGGTCCCCCGGGTCCACCCGCTCCCGCAAAGAGAACCAGGGCGTCCATCGCGTCGACATCGCTGGCACCCAAcgagctggaggaggaagacaaCGTTTTCCGCTGCGTGCCCTGCGGCTTCTCCACCGAGGACGGGGCCGAGTTCCAGCGCCACATCCCCCAGCACCGCGCCGACACCGCCTCCTTCCAGTGCCTGCAGTGCGGCGTCTGCTTCGCGTCGGCCGGCTCGCTCAGCAGGCACCGATTCATCACCCACCGCGTGCGGGACACCCAGGGCGACGCAGACCGCGGCACCCCGCGCGCTCACGGCTCCCCCGACGGCTCGCCCGACGGCTCCCCCGGGGCGCAGGGCGAGGACGGAGAGGGGAACCTGAGCTGCAAGGTGTGCGGGCGGCGTTTCGACAAGGCCTCGGACCTCAACACCCACTTCAGGACCCACGGCATGGCCTTCCTCACCGCACACAAGACAGACAAGCCCCAGTAG